In the Streptomyces sp. BHT-5-2 genome, one interval contains:
- a CDS encoding VOC family protein, giving the protein MDTDDRGLLARARVATRLPAQDLDRARRFYSEQLGLEPVDERPGGLLYRCGGVDFVLFRSAGSSAGAFTQMAWEVDDIEAVVAELRGRGVVFEDVDLPGLLGGGRTTDGIAEVRGNYPSKGARGERGAWFRDSEGNMLAIGQPVY; this is encoded by the coding sequence GTGGACACCGACGACAGGGGCCTGTTGGCCCGGGCCCGCGTGGCGACCAGACTGCCGGCCCAGGACCTGGACCGGGCCCGGCGCTTCTACTCCGAGCAACTCGGGCTCGAACCCGTCGACGAACGCCCCGGCGGCCTGCTGTATCGGTGCGGGGGCGTGGACTTCGTCCTGTTCCGGTCGGCGGGCAGCTCGGCCGGTGCCTTCACACAGATGGCCTGGGAGGTCGACGACATCGAGGCGGTGGTGGCGGAACTCAGGGGCCGCGGTGTGGTGTTCGAGGACGTCGACCTGCCCGGACTGCTGGGCGGCGGGCGGACCACGGACGGCATCGCCGAGGTGCGGGGGAACTACCCGAGCAAGGGCGCTCGTGGGGAACGCGGTGCCTGGTTCCGCGACAGCGAGGGGAACATGCTGGCCATCGGTCAGCCCGTGTACTGA
- a CDS encoding LLM class F420-dependent oxidoreductase, with protein sequence MKFGVSTFLTDQGIAPAALGRAVDERGLDSLFIAEHTHIPVDRRTPYPRGGELPEIYYRTLDPFVALAAVAAVTERLLLGTGIALVAQRDPIITAKEVASLDLVSGGRAVFGVGIGWNREEMANHGTDPRTRGRLVDERLRAIRELWTREKAEFHGEFVDFDPVYSWPKPVRQPHPPIYVGGGEGAFRRVAALGDAWLANGTPPEELGPQIERLRSLAGRDVPVTVYGVPQDPEVLERYARLGVERVLFYLPTVPEAETLPHLDRFADVAGRFR encoded by the coding sequence GTGAAGTTCGGGGTATCGACCTTCCTCACCGACCAGGGGATCGCGCCGGCCGCCCTGGGGCGTGCCGTGGACGAGCGCGGACTCGACTCCCTGTTCATCGCCGAGCACACCCACATCCCGGTGGACCGGCGCACGCCGTACCCGCGCGGCGGCGAACTTCCCGAGATCTACTACCGCACCCTCGACCCGTTCGTCGCGCTGGCCGCGGTCGCCGCGGTCACCGAACGGCTCCTTCTGGGCACCGGCATCGCGCTGGTGGCCCAGCGGGACCCGATCATCACGGCCAAGGAGGTGGCCTCGCTGGACCTGGTCTCCGGCGGGAGGGCGGTCTTCGGGGTCGGCATCGGCTGGAACAGGGAGGAGATGGCCAACCACGGTACGGACCCGCGGACCCGGGGCCGCCTGGTGGACGAGCGACTGCGGGCCATCCGGGAACTGTGGACGCGGGAGAAGGCCGAGTTCCACGGGGAGTTCGTGGATTTCGACCCCGTCTACTCCTGGCCGAAGCCGGTCCGGCAGCCGCATCCGCCGATCTATGTGGGCGGGGGCGAGGGCGCCTTCCGCCGGGTGGCCGCGCTCGGTGACGCCTGGTTGGCCAACGGCACCCCGCCCGAGGAACTGGGGCCGCAGATCGAGCGGCTGCGCAGCCTCGCGGGCCGGGACGTGCCGGTGACCGTCTACGGGGTCCCGCAGGATCCGGAGGTACTCGAACGGTACGCACGGCTCGGCGTGGAACGGGTGCTGTTCTACCTGCCGACGGTGCCGGAGGCCGAGACGCTGCCGCACCTCGACCGGTTCGCCGACGTCGCCGGGCGCTTCCGGTGA
- a CDS encoding DUF2000 domain-containing protein, which yields MSTHETAPVRFDTKIAVLLRADLDAWQRLNVTAFLVSGLGTELPEVIGEAYADADGTAYLPMFRQPVLVFEGTKETLVSAHRRGLARALPQSVFTSDLFATGNDRDNRAAVRAVPGDQLDLVGLAVYGPRNAVDKVLKGARMHP from the coding sequence ATGAGCACACACGAGACCGCCCCCGTACGCTTCGACACCAAGATCGCCGTTCTGCTGCGCGCGGACCTGGATGCCTGGCAGCGGCTGAACGTGACCGCATTCCTGGTCAGCGGCCTGGGTACGGAGCTGCCGGAGGTGATCGGCGAGGCATATGCCGACGCCGACGGCACCGCCTACCTGCCGATGTTCCGTCAGCCCGTCCTGGTCTTCGAGGGAACGAAGGAGACGCTGGTCTCGGCACACCGCCGTGGGCTGGCCCGTGCCCTGCCGCAGTCGGTTTTCACCTCCGACCTCTTCGCCACCGGCAACGACCGGGACAACCGCGCCGCCGTGCGGGCCGTGCCGGGCGACCAGTTGGATCTGGTGGGACTGGCGGTGTACGGGCCGCGGAACGCGGTCGACAAGGTGCTCAAGGGTGCTCGGATGCACCCGTGA
- a CDS encoding DMT family transporter, with amino-acid sequence MPGPALHATVLGLAKAPAPALVLAGVLGLQGGAALTTGLYPLVGPAGMVTLRLLIAATVLLAVWRPGLRGDRTTWTLALAAGTLIAVHHLSYYEAVDRVPLGVATTMEFLGPFAIALIGPRRPADLLWAALAAAGVLLLSRSGLQPDTAGLLFGVLAGCCWGGYILVGKRLAERVPDGRGLALAVSWGALLSLPYGISQAGARLLDPGTLALAAAVAVLSTVLPYTVQLEALRRLPPGVFGVLTSLEPAVGALLGLLLLGQHLALPQWAGVAAVALASAGASRLTGASEHP; translated from the coding sequence GTGCCCGGGCCTGCCCTGCACGCGACCGTCCTCGGCCTGGCCAAGGCACCCGCGCCCGCCCTCGTCCTCGCCGGTGTGCTGGGCCTGCAAGGCGGCGCCGCGCTGACCACCGGCCTCTACCCCCTGGTGGGACCGGCGGGCATGGTGACGCTGCGGCTGCTGATCGCGGCGACCGTGCTGCTGGCCGTGTGGCGGCCGGGCCTACGGGGGGACCGCACGACCTGGACGCTCGCCCTGGCCGCGGGCACGCTGATCGCCGTCCACCACCTCAGCTATTACGAGGCGGTGGACCGGGTGCCGCTGGGCGTCGCGACGACCATGGAGTTCCTCGGCCCGTTCGCGATCGCGCTGATCGGTCCGCGCCGGCCGGCCGACCTGCTGTGGGCCGCCCTCGCCGCGGCGGGTGTGCTCCTGCTCAGCCGCTCCGGACTCCAACCGGACACCGCCGGGCTGCTGTTCGGCGTGCTCGCGGGCTGCTGCTGGGGCGGATACATCCTGGTCGGCAAGCGCCTGGCGGAACGCGTCCCGGACGGGCGCGGTCTGGCCCTCGCGGTCAGCTGGGGCGCGCTGCTCAGCCTCCCGTACGGCATCTCCCAGGCAGGCGCCCGGCTGCTCGACCCGGGCACCCTCGCCCTCGCCGCGGCGGTCGCGGTCCTGTCGACCGTGCTGCCCTACACCGTCCAACTGGAAGCCCTGCGACGCCTGCCGCCCGGCGTCTTCGGCGTCCTCACCAGCCTGGAACCGGCCGTCGGCGCACTCCTCGGCCTGCTGCTCCTGGGCCAGCACCTCGCCCTGCCGCAGTGGGCGGGCGTCGCGGCGGTGGCCCTGGCCTCGGCCGGCGCCAGTCGGCTCACGGGTGCATCCGAGCACCCTTGA
- a CDS encoding MBL fold metallo-hydrolase, with protein sequence MTTPPCQSTPQRATPTWAVGDLTVHRIDEVVLPPETGPWLLPGATPDVVARHDWLCPDFADRSGTLRLASHSFALSVGGLRVLVDTGIGNGKTRANPAWHDLHTDYLPRLTAAGFAPDLVDLVVLTHLHADHVGWNTRAQDGGWVPTFPNARYVASRTEREFWAGYDMEEPRRQMFRDSVHPVEDAGLLDLVDVPPQGAEIAAGLRLVPTPGHTPGHVAVEISSGGATALITGDCLHHPVQFTDPALGSCVDIDPEQARTTRRALLSELADGETLLLGTHFPPPTAGRVRTEGNAYRLAPVPAGTPAP encoded by the coding sequence ATGACCACCCCGCCCTGCCAGTCAACTCCCCAGCGCGCAACGCCCACTTGGGCCGTGGGCGACCTCACCGTCCACCGCATCGACGAGGTCGTCCTGCCGCCGGAGACCGGCCCCTGGCTACTGCCCGGCGCCACCCCCGACGTGGTCGCCCGGCATGACTGGCTGTGCCCCGACTTCGCGGACCGGAGCGGGACACTGCGCCTGGCCAGTCACAGTTTCGCCCTCTCGGTGGGCGGTCTGCGGGTGCTGGTCGACACCGGGATCGGCAACGGCAAGACCCGCGCCAACCCTGCCTGGCACGATCTGCACACCGACTACCTACCGCGCCTCACGGCCGCGGGTTTCGCCCCGGACCTCGTCGACCTGGTCGTTCTGACGCATCTCCATGCCGACCACGTCGGGTGGAACACCCGGGCGCAGGACGGCGGTTGGGTGCCCACCTTCCCGAACGCCCGCTACGTCGCCTCCCGGACCGAGCGGGAGTTCTGGGCCGGATACGACATGGAGGAGCCGCGTCGACAGATGTTCCGCGACTCGGTGCACCCGGTCGAGGACGCCGGGCTGTTGGACCTCGTGGACGTCCCGCCCCAGGGTGCCGAGATCGCCGCCGGTCTGCGGCTCGTCCCGACGCCCGGACACACCCCCGGCCATGTCGCGGTGGAGATCAGCAGCGGCGGCGCCACCGCACTGATCACCGGCGACTGCCTCCACCACCCGGTCCAGTTCACCGACCCGGCCCTCGGCAGCTGCGTCGACATCGACCCCGAACAGGCCCGGACCACCCGCCGTGCGCTGCTCTCCGAGCTGGCCGACGGCGAAACGCTCCTGCTGGGCACGCACTTCCCACCGCCCACCGCCGGCCGGGTGCGCACCGAAGGGAACGCCTACCGGCTCGCGCCCGTCCCCGCAGGCACCCCGGCCCCCTGA
- a CDS encoding amidase, producing MQPYELSLAAAADAIRARRLSPVELVDSVLDRIAQVEPHLGAYAAVTAERAREAARAAEREAAAGRLRGPLHGIPMGLKDLIDVAGTATTASSRVRDGHRADADSTVAGRLAAAGAVLVGKTHTHEFAYGLITPQTRNAWDEGRIAGGSSGGSAVAVAAGAAGFALGTDTGGSIRVPAALNGVVGLKPTYGLVPRHGVTSLSWSLDHVGPLVRTVEDAALVLPVLAGHDPRDPASLTTGPTNHLPPRGTDLTGLRIGVPRNHYFDRVTTDVLVAVRRAVERLEALGARLVEVEIPMTRYLQATHWGLMVPEATAYHEQTLRTMPDRYTDDVRILLEAGELLGAGDYLRAQRARTLMRQAWARLFDEVDVIVAPTVPTVAAPTGDSTLTWPDGTVESVSDAYVRLSAPANITGAPALSLPVGQDRAGLPIGMQLIGRPLGEPDLLRVGHAYEQSVPARTLVAPVDGGRADLEPAATAPR from the coding sequence ATGCAGCCGTATGAGCTGTCCCTGGCCGCCGCGGCCGACGCGATCCGCGCCCGGCGGCTGTCGCCCGTGGAACTGGTCGACTCGGTGCTCGACCGCATCGCGCAGGTGGAGCCACACCTGGGCGCGTATGCGGCGGTGACCGCCGAGCGGGCCCGCGAGGCCGCCCGCGCCGCCGAGCGGGAAGCCGCCGCCGGTCGCCTCCGCGGGCCGCTGCACGGGATACCCATGGGGCTGAAGGACCTGATCGATGTCGCCGGCACGGCGACCACGGCCAGTTCCCGGGTCCGGGACGGACATCGTGCGGACGCCGACAGCACGGTCGCCGGACGCCTGGCGGCGGCCGGCGCGGTCCTCGTGGGCAAGACCCACACCCATGAGTTCGCCTACGGGCTGATCACCCCGCAGACCCGCAACGCCTGGGACGAGGGCCGGATCGCGGGCGGCTCCAGCGGCGGGTCGGCCGTCGCCGTGGCCGCGGGCGCCGCCGGCTTCGCCCTGGGCACCGACACCGGCGGATCGATCCGGGTGCCGGCCGCGCTCAACGGCGTCGTCGGCCTGAAGCCCACGTACGGGCTCGTTCCCCGGCACGGTGTCACCTCGCTGTCCTGGTCGCTGGACCACGTCGGACCGCTCGTCCGCACCGTCGAGGACGCGGCCCTGGTCCTGCCCGTGCTGGCCGGCCACGACCCGCGCGACCCGGCCTCGCTCACCACCGGCCCCACGAACCACCTTCCGCCCCGCGGAACCGACCTCACGGGGCTGCGGATCGGCGTCCCCCGCAACCACTACTTCGACCGGGTCACGACGGATGTCCTCGTCGCGGTCCGACGTGCCGTCGAACGGTTGGAGGCCCTGGGCGCACGGCTCGTCGAGGTCGAGATCCCCATGACGCGCTACCTCCAGGCGACCCACTGGGGGCTGATGGTTCCCGAGGCCACCGCGTACCACGAGCAGACCCTGCGGACGATGCCCGACCGCTACACGGACGACGTCCGCATCCTCCTGGAGGCCGGCGAACTCCTGGGCGCCGGGGACTATCTGCGGGCCCAGCGTGCGCGGACGCTGATGCGGCAGGCGTGGGCCCGGCTGTTCGACGAGGTCGACGTGATCGTGGCACCGACCGTGCCCACCGTCGCCGCACCGACCGGCGATTCCACGCTGACCTGGCCCGACGGCACGGTCGAGAGCGTCTCCGACGCCTATGTCCGCCTCTCCGCGCCCGCCAACATCACCGGAGCCCCCGCGCTGTCCCTGCCGGTGGGGCAGGACCGCGCGGGCCTGCCGATCGGGATGCAGTTGATCGGACGGCCCCTCGGTGAGCCCGATCTGCTGCGCGTGGGGCACGCCTACGAGCAGTCCGTGCCCGCGCGGACCCTCGTGGCGCCGGTCGACGGCGGCCGGGCGGACCTGGAACCAGCGGCAACGGCTCCGCGCTGA
- a CDS encoding peptidase E codes for MTDVPVRRLALLGGGFSTDADGLLDDWVLRHARTPRPKVCFLPTASGDAAGYIGRFLAAFGPRDCAPGVLPLFRRELDDDALRALVLAQDVIYVGGGNTANLLAVWRAHGMDRLLVEAYERGTLLCGISAGANCWAEGSHTDSFGPLTCLPDGLGLLPGSVCPHYDSEPGRRASYRAAVAGGALPAGWALEDGVAALFTDGLLTETVSRTAQARLHRLQPDGQGGAHERPLPSRRLPSTK; via the coding sequence GTGACCGACGTTCCCGTACGGCGGCTGGCGCTTCTCGGCGGGGGCTTCTCCACGGACGCCGACGGGTTGTTGGACGACTGGGTTCTCCGCCACGCGCGCACGCCGCGGCCCAAGGTGTGTTTCCTGCCGACCGCCAGTGGCGACGCGGCCGGTTATATCGGGCGGTTCCTTGCCGCCTTCGGTCCGCGTGACTGCGCGCCCGGCGTGCTGCCGCTGTTCCGGCGCGAGCTCGACGACGACGCCCTGCGCGCACTCGTGCTCGCTCAGGACGTGATCTACGTGGGGGGCGGCAACACCGCCAACCTCCTGGCGGTCTGGCGGGCCCACGGCATGGACCGGCTGCTCGTCGAGGCATATGAACGCGGCACCCTGCTGTGCGGGATCAGCGCCGGCGCCAACTGCTGGGCCGAGGGCTCGCACACCGACTCCTTCGGTCCGCTGACGTGCCTGCCGGACGGGCTGGGCCTGCTGCCCGGCTCGGTCTGCCCGCACTACGACAGCGAACCGGGGCGCCGGGCCTCCTACCGGGCCGCCGTGGCCGGCGGCGCACTGCCGGCCGGGTGGGCGCTGGAGGACGGCGTCGCCGCGCTCTTCACCGACGGCCTGCTGACCGAAACGGTGAGCCGCACCGCACAGGCCCGCCTCCACCGCCTCCAGCCGGACGGACAAGGGGGAGCGCACGAGCGCCCGTTGCCGAGCCGTCGGCTCCCATCCACGAAGTGA
- a CDS encoding VOC family protein, giving the protein MLRVGSVVLGVADVPRAAAFWTAALGYVPREEMADDWVVLVPKEGAGVQLSLGLSESPVQEYPRIHLDLYAGDATDQAAEVERLVSLGAQRVDWDCYPDDADFIVLADPDDNRFCVIDTSRA; this is encoded by the coding sequence ATGCTGAGAGTCGGATCGGTGGTGTTGGGTGTCGCGGACGTCCCCCGTGCGGCGGCGTTCTGGACGGCGGCCCTGGGGTACGTCCCGCGCGAGGAGATGGCGGACGACTGGGTGGTGCTGGTACCGAAGGAGGGGGCCGGAGTGCAGTTGTCCCTCGGCCTCAGCGAGTCCCCGGTTCAGGAATACCCGCGGATCCATCTCGACCTCTATGCCGGGGACGCGACCGATCAGGCCGCCGAGGTCGAGCGCCTGGTGTCACTGGGTGCCCAACGCGTCGACTGGGACTGCTATCCGGACGACGCCGACTTCATCGTCCTCGCCGATCCCGACGACAACCGCTTCTGCGTCATCGACACCTCCCGCGCCTGA
- a CDS encoding zinc-dependent alcohol dehydrogenase family protein → MARIVRFHETGGPDVLRLEDVEIGEPGPDEVVIRVEAFGLNRAEVMFRSGNYIESARKFPARLGTEASGVVEAVGAQVTGFAVGDPISVVPAFSMNDHGVYGERTIVPAAALVHRPEEIGAVEGAAVWMPYVTAYGALVEVGGMRAGDTVVITAASSSVGLAAIQTALRVGAVPIATTRTGAKKKALLAAGAADVVVTDEEDVVERVLGLTDGRGAEFVFDAIAGPGVLDLAKVVAPGGTLIEYGALSGETTPYPAFDLGMPALNMRTYTLFETTTDPQRLRRAEAFVASGLRSGAFKPVVDRVFGLEEIADAHRYMEAGAQVGKIVVTVDH, encoded by the coding sequence ATGGCCAGAATCGTGCGGTTCCACGAAACCGGCGGGCCGGACGTGCTGCGGCTGGAGGACGTGGAGATCGGCGAGCCCGGTCCCGACGAGGTGGTCATCCGGGTCGAGGCGTTCGGCCTCAACCGCGCCGAGGTGATGTTCCGCAGCGGCAACTACATCGAATCCGCCCGGAAGTTCCCCGCCCGGCTCGGCACGGAGGCGTCGGGCGTCGTCGAAGCCGTCGGGGCGCAGGTGACGGGATTCGCGGTCGGCGACCCGATCAGCGTGGTGCCTGCCTTCTCGATGAACGACCACGGCGTCTACGGGGAGCGCACGATCGTGCCTGCCGCGGCACTCGTGCACCGGCCGGAGGAGATCGGCGCCGTCGAGGGTGCGGCGGTCTGGATGCCCTATGTGACGGCCTACGGCGCCCTGGTCGAGGTCGGTGGCATGCGGGCCGGGGACACCGTCGTGATCACCGCGGCCTCCAGCAGCGTGGGCCTGGCGGCGATCCAGACGGCGCTGCGCGTCGGGGCGGTGCCCATCGCCACGACCCGCACCGGAGCCAAGAAGAAGGCGCTGCTCGCGGCGGGGGCGGCGGACGTCGTCGTCACCGACGAGGAGGACGTGGTGGAGCGGGTGCTCGGCCTGACCGACGGCCGGGGCGCCGAGTTCGTCTTCGACGCGATCGCGGGTCCCGGCGTGCTGGACCTCGCCAAGGTCGTCGCTCCCGGCGGCACCCTCATCGAATACGGCGCCCTGAGCGGCGAGACGACCCCCTACCCGGCGTTCGACCTGGGGATGCCCGCCCTGAACATGCGCACCTACACGCTCTTCGAGACGACCACCGATCCGCAACGGCTGCGCCGGGCCGAGGCGTTCGTGGCGTCCGGGCTGCGCTCCGGGGCGTTCAAGCCCGTCGTGGACCGGGTCTTCGGCCTGGAAGAGATCGCCGACGCGCATCGTTACATGGAGGCGGGAGCCCAGGTCGGCAAGATCGTCGTCACGGTCGATCACTGA
- a CDS encoding TIGR03668 family PPOX class F420-dependent oxidoreductase has translation MPAMTPGRARQRFAEARVARLATVDAEGRPHLVPVVFAVTGDTLAFAVDHKPKRVTELKRLANIRRHPGVCLLVDEYGEDWDRLWWARADGTATVLPPADRSAASARHVQLLVEKYRPQYADRSPSGPVVEVDVERWSGWSAA, from the coding sequence GTGCCGGCGATGACCCCGGGGCGGGCCCGGCAGCGTTTCGCCGAGGCCCGGGTCGCCCGGCTGGCCACCGTCGATGCCGAGGGCCGCCCGCACCTGGTGCCGGTGGTGTTCGCCGTGACCGGCGACACGCTCGCCTTCGCCGTGGACCACAAGCCCAAGCGGGTCACCGAGCTGAAGCGCCTGGCCAACATCCGCCGGCATCCAGGAGTCTGCCTCCTCGTCGACGAATACGGCGAGGACTGGGACCGCCTGTGGTGGGCACGGGCGGACGGCACCGCCACCGTGCTGCCACCGGCGGACCGGTCGGCGGCGTCCGCGCGCCATGTGCAACTGCTGGTGGAGAAGTACCGCCCGCAGTACGCCGACCGTAGCCCGAGCGGGCCCGTGGTGGAGGTTGACGTGGAGCGGTGGTCCGGATGGAGTGCCGCATGA
- a CDS encoding TetR/AcrR family transcriptional regulator: protein MTDSTSEGPRLGRRERKKAATRKALADAALRLFVEHGYDQVGIRDIAEAADVSTTTLFKHFPGKEALVFDEGDEIRDALLAAVRDRPAGRSIPGALRDHVLHARLPKGEHGDPRFTQLLELVENTPALRAYSRRMWMQHEIDLAAAIAEEIGAPADDPACRALAHFALEARDLGHDGPDPEAAVNRAFDLLEHGWSATSGEPGGS from the coding sequence ATGACCGATTCCACGAGCGAGGGTCCCCGGCTGGGCCGGCGCGAGCGCAAGAAGGCAGCCACCCGCAAGGCACTGGCCGACGCGGCCCTGCGGCTCTTCGTGGAGCACGGCTACGACCAGGTGGGCATCCGGGACATCGCCGAGGCCGCCGATGTCTCGACCACCACCCTCTTCAAGCACTTTCCGGGCAAGGAGGCGCTGGTCTTCGACGAGGGCGACGAGATCAGGGACGCACTGCTCGCCGCCGTACGGGACCGTCCGGCCGGGCGGTCGATCCCCGGGGCCCTGCGCGACCATGTCCTGCACGCCCGGCTGCCCAAGGGCGAGCACGGTGATCCCCGCTTCACCCAGCTTCTGGAACTCGTCGAGAACACCCCGGCGCTGCGTGCCTATTCCCGTCGGATGTGGATGCAGCACGAGATCGATCTGGCGGCGGCGATCGCCGAGGAGATCGGCGCACCCGCCGACGACCCGGCCTGCCGGGCGCTCGCCCACTTCGCCTTGGAAGCGCGCGACCTCGGACACGACGGTCCGGACCCCGAGGCCGCCGTCAACCGGGCCTTCGACCTGCTCGAACACGGCTGGTCGGCGACCTCCGGCGAGCCCGGCGGGAGCTGA
- a CDS encoding TetR/AcrR family transcriptional regulator — MARPGGRSARVQEAVHTAVRELEAEVGREGLTVPLVAARAGVTPSTVYRRWGDLRELLSDVAVERLRPEAPPADHGDLASDLAVWAEQFLDEMASPPGRAYIRDALLGDPDGDNAGRCSAYAADQIDVILARAADRGERAPDTETLIDHVVAPMMYRILFRPGPLDAAYARDLVTAALDGPA, encoded by the coding sequence ATGGCACGCCCCGGAGGCCGCAGCGCCCGCGTCCAGGAAGCGGTGCACACCGCCGTACGCGAGCTGGAGGCGGAGGTGGGTCGCGAGGGCTTGACGGTGCCGCTGGTCGCCGCGCGGGCCGGGGTCACACCGTCGACGGTCTACCGCCGCTGGGGCGATCTGCGGGAGCTGCTCTCGGACGTCGCGGTCGAGCGCCTGCGCCCGGAGGCGCCGCCGGCCGACCACGGCGATCTCGCCTCCGACCTGGCGGTCTGGGCCGAGCAGTTCCTCGACGAGATGGCCTCGCCGCCCGGCCGCGCGTACATCCGCGACGCGTTGCTGGGCGACCCGGACGGCGACAACGCCGGTCGGTGCTCGGCCTACGCGGCCGACCAGATCGACGTCATCCTCGCGCGCGCAGCCGACCGTGGCGAACGGGCCCCCGACACCGAAACCCTCATCGACCACGTCGTGGCGCCCATGATGTACCGCATCCTCTTCCGCCCCGGCCCCCTGGACGCCGCCTACGCCCGCGACCTGGTGACCGCGGCCCTCGACGGTCCGGCATAA
- a CDS encoding helix-turn-helix transcriptional regulator yields the protein MTATTAAERGGRDRTPPHPDITTITLQQVLEALVDPVRRSIVRQLHAAGRDVACGTVDLPVSKSTATHHFHVLREAGLIRQYYAGTSRMNTLRLEEFDRAFPGLLPALLAQRDDAADGNDSGDGD from the coding sequence ATGACGGCAACGACAGCAGCAGAGCGCGGGGGCAGGGATCGCACCCCGCCGCACCCCGACATCACCACGATCACCCTCCAGCAGGTCCTGGAGGCGCTGGTCGATCCGGTGCGCCGCAGCATCGTCCGCCAGCTCCACGCGGCCGGGCGGGACGTCGCCTGCGGCACCGTCGACCTGCCGGTCAGCAAGTCCACCGCCACCCACCACTTCCACGTGCTCCGCGAGGCCGGCCTGATCCGGCAGTACTACGCGGGCACCTCACGCATGAACACCCTGCGCCTGGAGGAGTTCGACCGCGCCTTTCCCGGCCTGCTCCCCGCCCTCCTGGCCCAGCGCGACGACGCCGCGGACGGCAACGACAGCGGCGACGGCGATTAG
- a CDS encoding NAD(P)/FAD-dependent oxidoreductase yields the protein MTSTPRIAIIGGGPAGLLCARVLQGHGIEATVYDADAAVDSRDPGGTLDLHADAGQIALEDAGLMDAFTALARTEGQAKSRRDHHGAVLAEFVPAEGDAAAPEIDRGQLRAMLHDHLRPGTVRWGHKLVRATPVGGGVHRLAFANGAGAEADLVIGADGAWSRVRPLLTDAAPQYLGVAFLDARFDDVDARHPEVAALVGDGHLFANDGDGRAVIVQRNSNGVVRGYVAFRAELDWHVRAGVDLADRAAVRSFLLREFGHWSTEMRPLLTANDGDHVPRSFWALPAPLVWERVPGVTLIGDAAHLMAPFGGHGTNLALLDGAELAHALAEAATVDDALARYEATMFPRAGELATGANGGLRAFFATTSPDAPHLPPDHAEEHRNYEARAAEYRRRRAEEKRAAGARGAA from the coding sequence ATGACGAGCACACCCCGGATAGCGATCATCGGCGGCGGGCCGGCCGGCTTGTTGTGTGCCCGCGTCCTCCAGGGCCATGGCATCGAGGCGACCGTCTACGACGCGGACGCGGCCGTGGACTCCCGCGACCCGGGCGGCACGCTCGATCTGCACGCCGACGCGGGCCAGATCGCGCTGGAAGACGCCGGGCTGATGGACGCCTTCACCGCACTGGCGCGCACCGAAGGGCAGGCCAAGAGCCGTCGCGATCACCACGGCGCCGTCCTCGCCGAGTTCGTCCCCGCCGAGGGCGATGCCGCCGCGCCCGAGATCGACCGGGGTCAACTGCGCGCGATGCTCCACGACCACCTGCGACCGGGCACCGTCCGATGGGGGCACAAGCTGGTCCGGGCGACTCCGGTCGGCGGCGGGGTGCACCGGCTCGCGTTCGCCAACGGCGCCGGCGCGGAAGCGGACCTCGTCATCGGGGCCGACGGCGCGTGGTCCAGGGTGCGGCCGCTCCTCACCGACGCGGCGCCGCAGTACCTGGGCGTGGCCTTCCTGGACGCCCGGTTCGACGACGTCGACGCCAGGCACCCCGAGGTCGCCGCGCTCGTCGGCGACGGGCACCTGTTCGCCAACGACGGCGACGGCCGCGCGGTGATCGTGCAACGCAACAGCAACGGCGTCGTCCGCGGCTATGTGGCCTTTCGTGCCGAGCTCGACTGGCACGTCCGCGCCGGTGTGGATCTCGCCGACCGCGCGGCCGTCCGGTCCTTCCTCCTACGGGAGTTCGGCCACTGGTCCACCGAAATGCGCCCGCTGCTCACCGCCAACGACGGCGACCACGTCCCCCGCTCCTTCTGGGCCCTCCCCGCTCCGCTGGTCTGGGAACGCGTCCCCGGTGTCACCCTGATCGGCGACGCCGCCCACCTCATGGCGCCGTTCGGCGGTCACGGCACGAACCTCGCCCTGCTCGACGGCGCCGAACTCGCGCACGCCCTGGCCGAAGCGGCCACCGTCGACGACGCGCTGGCACGCTACGAGGCGACGATGTTCCCCCGCGCCGGAGAGCTGGCGACGGGCGCCAACGGCGGCCTCCGGGCGTTCTTCGCCACGACGTCCCCCGACGCGCCGCATCTGCCGCCGGACCACGCCGAGGAGCACCGCAACTACGAAGCCAGGGCGGCGGAATACCGGCGCCGACGGGCCGAGGAGAAGCGAGCGGCGGGCGCTCGGGGCGCGGCCTAG